TTTTGCTGCCGGCGCAGGAGCTTTCGTAGCTGGCGCTGTCGTCGTACTTGCGGCTGGTGCCGAGGTGGTTACCTTGGCTGGAGCTGCAGGAGCACCAGAAACCTGGGTCTCGGTTGCCGTCTTCGTCGTTGTCACAGCGACAGCGGAAGAAGTGGTTGCTTTGCTAGTCGAAACCTGCGTTGAAGTTGCAACAGGCTGCTTGGTCGTTGTTTTGCTAGTAACACTGGCGACAACGGACCACTTCGGATGGGCAACTGCCTGTCCAGCCGGTTAAACAGCCGCCGTCGCGTCAAGTAAATCAACGGCAACTGTCGTCTTCTTAGCCGCTGCGGTAGCTGTTTGTTTGACAGCTGCAGTTTTAACAGTCGATAGTGTCGATGGCGTTCTCCTGCCAGCGGCGACTGTAGATGCGGTCGTTGCGCTTGCCTTGGTGGTAACAGCAGCTGTTTTAACTGCCGTTGTCTTAGCTTCGGTTTGACTTGCCGCTGAATTTGAAACCTGTAAACCAAAATACTTGAGTGAACTTACCGGTGCGTTTTTAACAACGGATACATGATATTGCGGTGTCGCCTTAACTTGCGTCGGTGACGCCGTTTGACTCGTCGTAACGCCTGAACCACTTGCTCCGTGCGCCAGCGTCTCTGTCTGTCCAACAGGCAGCGCCGCCAGTTTAGCATTAAGCAAATCGCTTGAAGCACTTACAGCATTAGCTTTCTCCCTTGTTGTGATACGCGATCCGGCCACGTCTTGATGCTGAATGTGATAGCCGACAGCTGATGTTGCCACCAGTCCGCTTGCCACAAGAGCGAAAGTCAACAGACTCTTGCGTAACATATAGACTCCCCCAGTCCATATTATGAAACTGACTTACCACATAAATTCTTTTTTAGAGATGGCCATCTCTTGTTTTAGATTATGCACAAATTAATATAGCGGGTAAACAAATGTGCTTACCTTTAGAAAGTGTCTTTGTTATTTATAATCAAAATAATACTCGCTATTAAGCCATTTACGCTTTATTATGCCATATTATAAAAGAAATATTTTTAAAACTTGGTTACGGGCATTGACTAACGACCGTTGTTTTTCGAGTACAGGTGCGCTTTTGAGGCAGACAAAGGTTAGCGTGATCTGTCCATGAAAAAACTCCCAGATGACAATCAAGTTTGTCACTGGAAGTCCCGTTCACATGATATCATGCCTACAAATTGCTTGCTCAGATACTGCCGCCGTGCACTTCAGTCGCGGCGACGGTCAAAATAAATGCATGCGGATCGACTGCATGGACCAATTCAATCAGCTGCTTGAAGTTGCTCTGCTCGACAACCACCATCAGCATTTCTTTAGCTTCATCGGAAAAGCCGCCAACAACTTGCTGAACGGTTAAACCATGGGACGTTTCATCGCGAATCTGCTGTTTGATCAGCGGCAGTTGGTCGCTCATGACATAGACCGCCTTTTTACGATCAAAGCCGGTTTCAACATAGTTCATAACCAGGCTGGTAATCGTCAAGGCAAACACTGCCAAGATAAACGCTTCGACGCCAGAAACCGGGATGTTAAACAACGACACAACAATATCGGTGACTAACAACATCAGCGACGGTTTTAGCCCGAAGTATTTTTTAAAAATCAGCGGTGGCACCGTGGTTCCGCCGCTTGAGGCATCCATTTGGTACAGCAATCCAACGCCGAACGCGAAAACAACACTGCCAACAATGATGGCCAGTAACCGATCGCTCACTAGGTTGATCTCAGGCGTGAGCCACAACAACAGCGGCAACATAAAGCTGCCGAATAGAATCCGCTTAAGTGTGCTGCGATCAAGGAAGAACCACGCTAACGCCAACATACACAGGTTGACGCCCATGGTGGTGATTCCCACCTGAACACCGGCTACTTCCTGCACCAGAATGGCAATACCGGTTGCCCCGCCTGCTGCCACCGCATGCGGTGCGTAAAACATATTGATGCTCACCGCAATCAGCGCGAGCGCAAGTATGATCCACAGCCATTTCAGCACGGGATGCCGCATCGTTTTCTGCATCAAGCCACCCTTTCCGTTTGGGTTTCATCCGTTTCTTATCATATTAATAATATACGGGAAAAGTAACTTGTTGACAAACGCAATTGTTAAGAGCGCCAGCATGTGCGTTTTCTTAGCTGATAGACGAGTTTTGTTTAATCTCCGTTACGCAGTTCAGCCAACCGCCGTTTCAAAACTTCGACTTCTGCTTGAAGCGCCGTGCCAATATCGGTTTCTGCCACCGTGCGACGGCGCGCTTCAGTTTCAACAACCCGCCGTGTGGAAATAATGTCGGTCAGATTGGCAATGGCATCCGCCTTCGTAGTAAACGGTTGGTGCGTCACCAGCTGCATCCCATAGGAATTGTCCAGCAACGTATAGCCGCCGATCCCAGTCGTCTTTTGATAAGGTTTGGAAAAGCCACCATCGATGACAATCATTTTGTTATTCGCCATAATCGGATCGGTACCCTTTTTCACCGGGGTGTGGCCATTAATCACGTGCCCGACTTCCGGATCGAGGACGAACTCCTCCAAAATTTTCTTGATAAAATCCGGATCCTTGCGCAAATGATAATAAGGATTGCGGCCTTCCACATGGGTCGCAGGATCCTTGATAAAGTACCGTTCAAACGTCGTCATGTCGTGCTTGCCAAAAAGCGGTGAATTCGGTCCGGTCCACAAATACCATAACAAGTCAGTCGCCAAATCGGCCTTTTCATTCGGTTGACTGTACGCCAGGCGCAAGTTGGCTTCCAGCATGTCAAATAATTGACGGCCGGCATAAGTGGTGCCATCAATGGTTAAGCCGATAAAATTGCCATCTTCGTCCACAGGCACACACCCATGCAACAGCAGATTGCGATTGTAGCGCAAATACATACTGCCGCGATTGATCAGGAAATCCATGTGACGATGCAGCTTTTCGGAATGCGTGAACGACTCCACCAGCGAATCAATGACTTCCTTTTCCTCTGGCAATAAACGGTACGGATCGGCGGGATCGACCGTGGTGAAGCAGCCATTTTCAATCGGATAAGTATGGCCATTAAGCTCGATCGTAGCAAAATCCGGTGCGAGTTTATCCAGCAACAACCGGTGATCCATCTCAAACTCGGGCCGCCGTTTAATCGTTGGACCCTCAAGCTTGAACTGAATCATCGCGATTGCTTGATGAATTTGGGTGATCTGCAGGCGCTCCGCCTCGGTAATCGGGCGATCCGACCGCCCCAACTTTGGTGAAAATGCCGGATTATCCTGATAATATTGCTCCGCCAACCGCGCCAGGTGCCGCAAGTTAATCCCATAAACGTCTTCCAGAATGCTCAGGTTGTTATACCGCGCCGAAATCCGCACAAGATTGGCAATACACAACGCCGATCCCGCTGCGCCGCCAATCCATAAAATATCATGATTGCCCCATTGAATATCCACCGAATGCCGTTGGTCGCGCCGAATCAGACTTTCAACAACCTGATCCGGGGCCGGTCCCCGATCGTAGATATCCCCGACAATATGAAAATGGTCAACGGTCAGCCGCTGAATCGTTCGGCAGGTGGCCTCAATCCATTCATCTGCCTGCTCCAAAACAATCAGGTTATGAATGATCTGCCAGTAATAGGCCAACTTGTCCTGCATCGAAGCATCGTTATACAGCAGCTCTTCGGTAATATAAACAAACTCCGGCGCCATTGCCTTACGCACCTTCGAACGCGTATACTTCGTCGCCGTAAAAGCCAACAACCGGATCAAGCGCCGAAAAGTGGTCAGATACCACTGCTGCAGATCGTCACCATCCATCTCCTGATGAATCGCAGCCAACCGTTCAGACGGGTAATACACTAAAAAGGCAAAGCGCTGCAATGTCTTCTCAGTCATTTCATCCCGAAAACAGGATCGGATCTTGCTTTTGACATTGCCGCTGCCATTGCGCAAGACATGCTGAAACGCATTATATTCCCCGTGGATGTCACTCATAAACGCTTCTGTCGGCTTAGGTAGATTCAAAATTGCCTCTAGATTAATAATCTCGGTTGCAATGGCTGGAATCGTTTGATATTTTGCCGTCAGCTCACTGTACAAATCCATGAAATAGCTTCCTTTCACGTAGACCAATTTTTGGCTCATGGCAATATGATAGCATATTTCAGAATTTTGTATACGGTTTCACCACTTTTTGAAGGAAATTCATCATATGACGGTGGTAGCGCCATTAGCAACCGGAACATAACCACTGCTTTTTAATTGGAACTTTTCGAAAGATAAGCTGATTAAGGTAACCCGAAAACTATACCAACGATTTCAAGCTCAGTCGCTAAGTTTTGTTGATCCGCTATTTTCAAAAGCGTACGCAAACAAAAAAAGTCTCATCTGCCAATGTCACAGACGGGACTCTTTAATGCATAAACCTAACTTATCAAAATTGCTCGTTGCCGAACCCTTCACACACTCGAAGTGTTCAGCAACGCTGCCCACAACTTTTGCCGGCGAACTTCGCGCGGTAAGAAGACGCGGACTGAATCTTGGTTAAACCCGAACAATAAGCGCCGATCGTCTACAATGATCGGCCGACGGAGAATGGCTGGCTGCTTAGATAACAAATCAACCGCTTCTTTAAGTGACAATGCATCAAAATCAACATCAAGGGCCTGAAACGCCTTTGAACGCCGTGAGACTAAACTATCGATGCCATCTTCCGATCGGGCCAACAGTTCCAAAATCTGCGCTTTGCTGATGCCTTGTTTCGACAACGAAATCTCCTCAAACGGCAGTCCGTTGGCTTCTAACCACGCTCTAGCTTCGCGACTCGATTTTGACGAACCTGATGTATACAACTTGATCATCCAATCACCCCTCAACAAAACGATAATATATCTTATCGTTTCTCTGCTAATACCGCCCACGTGTTCAATGCTAACAACGTTCACAAGTCCTATGATGATTTACTTACGACACCATTTTATTATCCTAATAATAATTTAACACATTCAGGCACTTATGACAATAAAGACACTCTCATGCTATGTGACTGGGGTTTCAGCCGTTTAGCGACGTTGACCAACATGAATCTGGTCGTTAAAAAATGAACGGTTGAAGTCAAAGTCATGATCTACAATAATTAAATAACAACGATGGCGCCTAAATTAGGGCCTGCTCCCTTTGTGAATTTTTAGCATGAAATCTGATATTTCAGTTTCGTATCACCGGTTGGCTTACATCAAATTTAGCACAAGCTTATATCGCTTTCAATAACAATTTTTGAAAAAATAATTTGCGATTACTAACATTTAAATATTTTTGCCAAATATCAGTTCTTTAAAAGCCTTGTGCGCAAGGCTTTTGCACTACCTCAAGCAAGCAACAGGGAAGATTTTCGCTCGAAAAAGGACGTGCACAATTTATTTTAAATTTTATTATACAACTTTCTTGAGACCAAAAAAAGCCGCCAAGCGTTTTCGCACTTGACGGCTATGAAGCATACCCAATCTAACGGGCGGTTTTAATTTAAATGTTTTGGCGAGATACGATTACTTTGCGCCAACGGCTTCTTTCTGAGGCTTGCGCCAGTCGGCTGGGCTTCGCTGATGACGATGGTGTCGTCAACCAGATCCGCTTGCAACTTCTTCGCCTTGAGATGATCCAGATAGAAGTCGGTTACCTTATCACGAATATTACGTTCAATGACCCGCCGTAATGGTCGTGCACCCATCGCTTCATCGTAACCTTGGGCAATTAACCAATCCTTAGCTGCCGCAGTCACTGTTAAGGTGATGCCTTTCTTAGCTAAGGTCTTGTTGACGTCTTCAAGCATCAGGTCAACAATCTTGCCTAAGTCCTTCTTGGTTAAGTGACTGAATTCAACAATACCGTTGAACCGGTTCAGGAATTCAGGACGGAAGTAAGGCGCCAACCGCTTCATTAAGTCTTCGTCCTTTTCCTTCTTGCCAGTTAAGGTTTCGTTGCCGAAGCCAGCATTGGAAGTGGCAATGATGACAGTGTTCTTGAAGTCCACAACATTGCCTTGGCCATCGGTAAGCCGACCATCGTCTAAAACTTGTAACAACAACGTCAAGACTTGTGGATCAGCTTTTTCGATTTCATCGAGCAGAACGATCGAATATGGATTCCGGCGTACCTGCTCAGTCAGCGTGTTCTTGTTGTCGTTGTAGCCAACGTACCCGGCACTAGTACCAATCAACTTGGATACGGCGGTACGATCGCTGTACTCAGACATATCTAAGCGGATAATCGCATCTTTGCTGCCGAAAAGATCCAGTGCCAACTGCTTGGCTAATTCAGTCTTCCCGACACCGGTTGGCCCAACGAACAGGAAGCTGCCAATTGGCCGGTTGCCTTCATCGAAACCAGCCCGATTCCGGCGAATGGCCCGAGCCACCATATCGACGGCTTCATCTTGGCCAATGACCTTGCCCTTCAGGCGCTTGCCAATGCCATTCAGACGTTCAATGTCAGACGCCCCAAGCTTCGATACCGGAATGCCGGTCAACCGCTCAACCGCCGCAGCGACATCATTCGGGGTTGCCACAACAGGCTTCTCGTCGTTCGTTCCTTCAAGCTGATGTTGCTTGTCGGCAATCTCCTTCTTAAGGCTGGCGGCCTTTTCAAAGTCTTCAGCCTTCGCCGCTGCATCCTTTTGGGCGTTCAGATCCTTGATTTGCTTCTCCAGTTCAACCTTGTCGACAATCGGATGCTTGCTTGCCAGATGTGCCGCGGTCATATCGATCAGGTCAATCGCTTTGTCAGGCAAAGAACGCTGTGGAATATACTGAATGCTGTAATCCACCGCTGCCTTCAAAACATTTTCCGGCAACTGAACGTGATGGTGTTGTTCGTAAAGCTTCTTGACACCTTCCAAAATCTTGACCGTGTCCGCAGCGCTTGGCTCGTTGATGGTGACATCGTTGAATCGACGCGCCAATGCGCTATCCTTCATGATGGTATTGCGATACTCGTCTTGGGTGGTCGCGCCAATCACGGTAATCTCACCGCGAGACAATGCTGGCTTGATAATATCGGCCAAGCCCTTGCCACCCGATTCTTCGCCACCAGTTGCGCCGGCACCGAGAATTTGATGGATTTCATCAAAGAACAGAATGACATTGCCAGCAGCTTTCACTTCTTTGATCAGATTCTGAATCTTCTCTTCAAAGCTGCCACGATATTGTGTCCCAGCTTCCAGATTCGACAGATCAATCGACCAAATCTGCTTATCCTTAATCGCTTCTGGCACGTTACCCTTCACAATCGCCTGCGCTAAGCCTTCAACAACCGCCGTCTTGCCGACACCGGCATCTCCGACCAAAATCGGATTATTCTTCGTGCGCCGACTCAGAATCTCGGCAGTCTCTTGAATTTCGTGCTCCCGGCCAATAACCGGATCAAGCAAACCATCCTTGGCTTCCTGCGTCAGGTTGCGACCAAGCTTCTCAAGGATACCGCCCTTCTTGACGGCCTGTTCACCAGTGGTCGCAACCGGAATTTCATCGCCCTGCTTCGGCAACTGACCAGTCGCACGATACTGAGCAAATTCATCAGGCGTCATTTCGTGGCCGTTGACCACATACCGGGCTGATTCACCTTTACCCATTCCTTGAAGCATCTGATTAAAAATATCGTCCATATCATGATTGTTGAAAAACGGATCGTTAAAGTTTGTCATAGCTGAATTCCTCCTTGTTGGGAATGTGCGGGGAAAAGGCGGTGCGTTTGGTATGGTTCTGTGCAGAGAAGTTTGATACTTCTCTGAAAACGCGTTCACCAGCCCAGAGACCTCCGTGTAAGGGCCTCAGGCGCAATGGCCTGGGCTTAGGCCATTGCGCCTTTTCCTTGTTTACATAATGTATTATAGCACGAAATTAGCACTCTAACAAGGTTAGTGCTAATTATTTCAGAAATATTTTTTTTCAGGCAACTTAAAGTATCAATACCGCGACAGCAGCCGCTTTTCAATTTTCCGCTCATTAAACCGCATTAGCGGATCACCATTGACCAGCGCCCGGGCGTTGTCTTCGAAAATCTTAGCCTTCTTTTCGCCACGTTTACGCTCCAGGCGCTTGAACGCTGCGGACATCTCATAACTACGACCAGGCAAGTGATGCGCGTCAGAGGCAAATACATGTGCCAGGCCTGCGTCAATAATGTCCTCTGAAAATTGCTGAACCTTTTTGCCGAACGTTCCGACATAGCTGCTGGCGGTCACTTGTGCAAACGTACCACGCTCAATCATTTGATAGAGCAAACCCGGATGCTTCATCAGCCGAGTGTTCCGTTCCGGATGCACAATCACGGGCACCATCCCGCGTTGCATCACTTCAAACAACATATTCTGCGTATAAAGCGGCACATCATCAGACGGAAATTCGATCAAGACATAGTGGCCGGTTACGTCGCAAGTCAAAATGTCGTGGTGGTCAATCGCTTCTAACAGGTCGCCATTAATGCGGACCTCTTGGCATGGAAAAACCGTTAGCAGAATATCGCGTTTTTCCAGCTCATTTTGAAACTCGTCCGTTAACCGAATCACATCCGCTGCATGATTCGTATAATGCCCATTCATATGATGCGGCGTCATCAAAGCATGCGTAATCCCGTCGGCAACCGCCGCTTTCGCTAATTCCAGTGAAGTCGTCAAATCTTTTGAGCCATCATCAATTCCCGGTAACATATGGCAATGCACGTCAATCATCATTCAGTTCCCCTTCCAATACTACCTAGTATCTATTGAAGCGCTGCCAACGTCAAATTGTTTTTTATAACAGTTTGTTAACGATTCGCAATAGATCAGCGAGATAGCACACTTTGCGGTATAATATCAAAAGATTACGGAGGAAATGAGGTTTAGAAATGAAAAAGATCCTAGTACGCGTTCTGCTCGTCGTACTCGTTGCCGCTCTGGGGTTTGGCGGTTTCGTGTACTATATGGTTCATAATTCAACATCGCAAATTTATTCCTATAATAAGAAGACCAACAAATCTTCAGACGACAAAACCACCAGCGGAAAACCCGTTGCTTACTTACTACTCGGTACCGACACCGGTGAACTTGGCCGTTCCTATAAAGGCCGCACCGATACTATGATTGTGATGGTTCTAAACCCGAAGTCAAAGACAACCACCATGCTTTCGGTACCGCGTGACACCAAAGTTACTTTCGATGATGTCACCATCAAAATCAACGCCGCCTATTCCTACGGCTCCTCTGACACGGCCATGGAAGCCGTTGAGAAGCTCTTGAACATCAAACTAGACGGTTACCTACTTGTCAACATGAAAGGCCTAGAACAGATGGTAGATGCCGTTGGCGGCGTCACTGTCACCTCACCACTGAGTTTCGACTATGAAGGTAAGTCCTTTGTTAAAGGACAGTCTTATGACCTCTCAGGTAGCGATGCGCTGAAGTTCTCACGTATGCGTTATGACGATCCTCAAGGAGATTATGGGCGACAGATGCGACAACAGCTTATTCTCACTTCGGTTATTGGTAAGTTGAAGAAGAATCCGACAACCGTAATTAGTCAGAAATTCCTAAATGCTGTTGGTAAAAACGTCCGCTCTGATGTTTCTCTTGGATCAGTTAAAAACCTGGCAACTGCCTATCGGGACGCCGGTAATACGATCAAGAGTGACCAACTGCATGGTACCGGAAAGAATATCGATGGTCAGGATTATGAAGTAATGTCAGACACTGAACTAACACGCGGACACAACGTGATTCAGGATGCGTTGGACGCAAAGTAAACAAAAAGCAGTGATGCAAGGCGCATCACTGCTTTTTGTTTACCCTTCCGAATTGCGCATTCTATTTATTAATAGTCGCTATGAACTCCTTCAAAGCATCTTGCCACGTCGGTATCTTAAAACCAGTTGCCTTCGTCTTGCTTAAGTCTAAGATAGAGTGCCGCGGTCGCCATGCTTTTTGCGGGTATTCAGCTGATGAGACAGGTTTAACTGTCACATCTTTATCAGCTAAAATTGCACTGGCAAACTCGTACCAGTTACAACTGTTGTCGTTAGATAAATGGTAAATGCCGTAATCCAGGTGGTGATCAACTGCAAACGTCATAAACTCTGCTAACGTTTTGGTCCAAGACGGTCGGCCATACTGATCATCGACCACTGTCAACTCTTTGTGTGTCTTTGCAAGATTCAACATCGTGTAGACGAAGTTGTGTCCATATTCCCCAAAAACCCAAGACGTCCGAATAATATAGTACTTTTTCAGGTATTTTTGAACTTCCTGTTCGCCTTCGTATTTTGCCCGGCCATATTCATTACGTGGGGCAGGCTGATCATCAACAGTATAAATTTCCTTGCTGTCACCATCAAAAACGTAGTCCGTGCTAATATAAACCAACGTCGCGTCAACGGCCGCCGCAGCCTTTGCCAAGTTTCGAGTGCCATCAACGTTAACCAGTTGATTAAGCGCCTTAGCTTCATCCTCAGCTTTATCAACGACTGTATACGCAGCACAATGATAAATGACGTCCGGTTGGTATTCCTTAACATACTGATCAACAACAGCTTCGTCAGTAATGTCAAGATCTTTTGCATCAGTTGCCCGATAAGAAATCCCACGATTATCTAACAAGTGACGTAATTCAGTACCAAGCTGGCCTTGCGCACCAGTAATCAAAATCTTCATGTATCTTCTCCTCGACCTCTTACATGTCAATCAATTGATATCTCGCATCAATGATCTTGTTTAGGAACCATCATTGACCATTTTTTTGATATTTTTCTTCAACAGCGGACTTCTCATCTTGCCACCAGCTGCGATGATCGGTATACCACTTAATTGTGTCCGCCAAGCCTTCTTCAAAGTCTGTGTACTTTGGCTTCCAGCCCAGCTCTTCTCGAGTCTTGGACGCATCAATCGCATAGCGCATATCGTGACCTGGACGATCTTTAACTTGATCATAGTAATCGGTCGGTTTGCCCATTAACTTCAAGATCAATTCAAGAACCGTCTTGTTGTCCTTTTCGCCATTGACACCGATCAGGTAAGTTTCACCAATTTTGCCTTTGGTAAGAATATCCCAAATAGCTGATGAATGGTCATTCGTATGAATCCAGTCACGAACATTTTTCCCGGTTCCGTAAAGCTTTGGTTTGATACCGCTCAGAATATTGGTAATCTGTCGTGGAATGAACTTTTCAATATGTTGATACGGACCATAGTTATTCGAACAATTCGAGATCGTAGCGCGTACGCCAAAAGAGCGTGCCCACGCATGAACCAACATGTCGCTCGCTGCTTTAGTTGAAGAGTATGGACTTGACGGATTGTACCGACTGTTGACCGTGAATTTCTCACCAGGGCCTTCTCCGTGGCCAGGCAAGTCTTCGCGCAAAGGCAAATCACCATATACTTCGTCCGTTGAGATATGGTGAAAGCGCACATCGTATTTGCGGGCGGCCTCAAGCAATGTGTACGTTCCAATTACGTTGCTATGTAAAAATGGGTCTGGATTAATCAGTGAATTGTCGTTGTGGCTTTCAGCCGCGAAGTTAACAACAGTATCAACTTGACCCATCAGTTTATCAACCAGCTCTTTATCAGCAATATCGCCGACTACCAACTTCACCCGATCGCCTAAAACATCTTCAATGTTTGCCTTGTTTCCTGCATAAGTTAGTTTGTCCAAAACCATAATCTGAACATCCGGATGGTTATTATAAACAAAATGAACAAAGTTTGAGCCAATAAAGCCCGCACCGCCTGTAATCATTAGTTTCATTATCAAATCTCCCCATAAACGAAATTGTTTTCAGCATCCTTTAACTGTGGATGATGCTGATCTTTCTCCGACATAATAAGGTGGGCGGTTGACATCGGCCACTCGATACCGATATCAGGATCGTCAAACGCAATACCTCGATCAGCTTCAGGTGCATAGTAACCTTCAACCTTGTAAACAAAGTTAACATTTGGTGTCAAGGTAATAAAACCATGTGCAAAACCCTTAGGCACCAACAATTGTCGATGATTATATTGGCTTAAAATATAACCTTCCCATTGACCATAAGTAGGTGAACCTTTGCGGATATCAACCAAAACATCCTCTACGACACCAGTTACAACGCGTACGAGTTTAGTTTGAGCGTAAGGTGCCATCTGATAATGCATCCCTCGGAGAACCCCTGCCTCCGCCGATAGGGACTGATTATCCTGATTGAAATCATTCTTGATGCCGGCTTCCACAAACTTTTCACGTGTATAGGTTTCCGTGAAGAATCCACGATTGTCGCCAAATACATCAGTTTCAACTAACTTAACATCTGTTAACTTAGTAGGTAGTGTTTTCAAAGCCATTATTTAAGTTCCTCCTTAACGAGCCGCAGCAAATACTGACCGTAATCATTTTTTTTGAGCGGCTGTGCCAGTTTCTTGAGCTGATTAAGATCTATGTATCCCATACGATAAGCAATCTCTTCAAGGCAAGCCACTTTTAAATTTTGCTGTTTTTCGATAGTTGCCACAAAACTTGAAGCATCTAGAAGCGAATCATGAGTTCCTGTATCTAACCATGCGTATCCTCTACCCATGACTTTGACATCTAATTGTCCTCGTCGAAGATATTCTTCATTAATATCTGTAATTTCTAATTCACCACGAGCTGAAGGTTTGACATTCCTTGCAATGTTCACGACATCGTTATCATAGAAATATAATCCCGTGACCGCATAATTGCTACGCGGATGCTTAGGCTTTTCAACAATTGAAATGGCATGTTGTTGGTCGTCAAATTCAACTACCCCAAAACGTTCTGGGTCAGTGACTTGATAACCGAAGACAGTAGCGCCTGATTTTTTCGCAGCAGCATCCTGTAACAATTTAGAGAGACCTGCACCGTAAAAAACATTGTCCCCAAGAACCAATGCAACGGTGTCAGTACCAATGAAGTCTGCACCTAAGATGAATGCCTCAGCAAGCCCATTAGGCTCATTCTGAACTTTGTACTGGATGTTTAACCCAAGATCGCGTCCATCACCAAAGAGCTTTTCAAATTGTGGCAAAAATTCTGGTGTTGATATAATTAAGAATTCTTTGATTCCAGACAGCATTAAAACGGAAAAAGGGTAATACACCATCGGTTTATCGTAAATAGGTACTAATTGTTTACTGGTTGCCTTAGTTATTGGATAAAGCCTAGTCCCAGACCCACCCGCTAAAATAATTCCCTTCATTAAAATATCTCCCCTTTGTGTTGCGTGATTCAAAACTCAGTGGAACACAATCAAAATCCCGAAAAATTATACAGGTAGCCTTGAAATATATTCTTCCGACAATTAATAACTCCATTCTGAATAAACTGCAAGCCGTGTGCCTAAGCCTCACCAGTTATCTAGTAACAAAGAAAGTTCGATTTTGCTGCTTTAAAATGTATAGCTTCATTAAAATCTTTCATAAAGAATGGCTTCGGTATCCCCATCAGATTAAGGAATCGAAGCCCTCTTAATCAACTTTCTAAACTAGGATTTAATTCCAAATGGTCCGTCGCTTCAAAAAATAGGCGATTTTAAAATGCGCCATCTTTTTTTATTATTGAAACAATGTTCTTAGCTAAAATAAATAGATCATAGTGAAAAGACCGATGATTCACATAATAGAGTTCCAGTTCAGCGCGTTCCGGATAGCCTATATCACTCCGCCCACTTGCTTGCCAAAGCCCCATCGCCCCAGGCTTAGCAGTGAGAAGCAGACTCACACTTTCACCATACTCGGCCAATTCCTTTTCAACAACGGGGCGCGGGCCCACCATACTCATTTCGCCCTTAAGCACATTTATAAATTGTGGAAGTTCATCAAGAGAGGACTTCCTTATGAAAGCGCCCAACTTTGTAATTCGAGGATCCTCGTTCGCTGGAATTTTATAATTATTGTCAACGT
Above is a window of Lacticaseibacillus casei DSM 20011 = JCM 1134 = ATCC 393 DNA encoding:
- a CDS encoding YitT family protein — protein: MQKTMRHPVLKWLWIILALALIAVSINMFYAPHAVAAGGATGIAILVQEVAGVQVGITTMGVNLCMLALAWFFLDRSTLKRILFGSFMLPLLLWLTPEINLVSDRLLAIIVGSVVFAFGVGLLYQMDASSGGTTVPPLIFKKYFGLKPSLMLLVTDIVVSLFNIPVSGVEAFILAVFALTITSLVMNYVETGFDRKKAVYVMSDQLPLIKQQIRDETSHGLTVQQVVGGFSDEAKEMLMVVVEQSNFKQLIELVHAVDPHAFILTVAATEVHGGSI
- a CDS encoding fructose-bisphosphatase class III; the protein is MDLYSELTAKYQTIPAIATEIINLEAILNLPKPTEAFMSDIHGEYNAFQHVLRNGSGNVKSKIRSCFRDEMTEKTLQRFAFLVYYPSERLAAIHQEMDGDDLQQWYLTTFRRLIRLLAFTATKYTRSKVRKAMAPEFVYITEELLYNDASMQDKLAYYWQIIHNLIVLEQADEWIEATCRTIQRLTVDHFHIVGDIYDRGPAPDQVVESLIRRDQRHSVDIQWGNHDILWIGGAAGSALCIANLVRISARYNNLSILEDVYGINLRHLARLAEQYYQDNPAFSPKLGRSDRPITEAERLQITQIHQAIAMIQFKLEGPTIKRRPEFEMDHRLLLDKLAPDFATIELNGHTYPIENGCFTTVDPADPYRLLPEEKEVIDSLVESFTHSEKLHRHMDFLINRGSMYLRYNRNLLLHGCVPVDEDGNFIGLTIDGTTYAGRQLFDMLEANLRLAYSQPNEKADLATDLLWYLWTGPNSPLFGKHDMTTFERYFIKDPATHVEGRNPYYHLRKDPDFIKKILEEFVLDPEVGHVINGHTPVKKGTDPIMANNKMIVIDGGFSKPYQKTTGIGGYTLLDNSYGMQLVTHQPFTTKADAIANLTDIISTRRVVETEARRRTVAETDIGTALQAEVEVLKRRLAELRNGD
- a CDS encoding Spx/MgsR family RNA polymerase-binding regulatory protein, whose protein sequence is MIKLYTSGSSKSSREARAWLEANGLPFEEISLSKQGISKAQILELLARSEDGIDSLVSRRSKAFQALDVDFDALSLKEAVDLLSKQPAILRRPIIVDDRRLLFGFNQDSVRVFLPREVRRQKLWAALLNTSSV
- a CDS encoding AAA family ATPase → MTNFNDPFFNNHDMDDIFNQMLQGMGKGESARYVVNGHEMTPDEFAQYRATGQLPKQGDEIPVATTGEQAVKKGGILEKLGRNLTQEAKDGLLDPVIGREHEIQETAEILSRRTKNNPILVGDAGVGKTAVVEGLAQAIVKGNVPEAIKDKQIWSIDLSNLEAGTQYRGSFEEKIQNLIKEVKAAGNVILFFDEIHQILGAGATGGEESGGKGLADIIKPALSRGEITVIGATTQDEYRNTIMKDSALARRFNDVTINEPSAADTVKILEGVKKLYEQHHHVQLPENVLKAAVDYSIQYIPQRSLPDKAIDLIDMTAAHLASKHPIVDKVELEKQIKDLNAQKDAAAKAEDFEKAASLKKEIADKQHQLEGTNDEKPVVATPNDVAAAVERLTGIPVSKLGASDIERLNGIGKRLKGKVIGQDEAVDMVARAIRRNRAGFDEGNRPIGSFLFVGPTGVGKTELAKQLALDLFGSKDAIIRLDMSEYSDRTAVSKLIGTSAGYVGYNDNKNTLTEQVRRNPYSIVLLDEIEKADPQVLTLLLQVLDDGRLTDGQGNVVDFKNTVIIATSNAGFGNETLTGKKEKDEDLMKRLAPYFRPEFLNRFNGIVEFSHLTKKDLGKIVDLMLEDVNKTLAKKGITLTVTAAAKDWLIAQGYDEAMGARPLRRVIERNIRDKVTDFYLDHLKAKKLQADLVDDTIVISEAQPTGASLRKKPLAQSNRISPKHLN